From the genome of Methylocystis echinoides:
GTCCATGTCCTTCTCGCGCTTGAAGGACAGCGGCTGTTGCGGGTCGATGATGACGCGCGGCAGGCGCGCCGGGTCGAGCATGCCTTCTTCGAGGTCGAACTCCCAGGAGCGGCTCTGCTGCGCCATCAGGCGGCGCTGCAGGCGGTTGGCGAGACGGCCGACGACAGAGGACAGATGCAAGAGCTGCTTGTCGAGATAGGCGCGCAGCCGGTCGAGCTCTTCGGCGTCGCACAGCTCTTCCGCGCGCACGGTCTCGTCGAAGCGGGTGGTGTAGGCGTGATAGTCGGCGCCCGAGCGGTCGGCGGCGGTCGTCGACGGGCGGCGCGCGTCGGCCGCCTCTTCGAGATCGCCCGAATCCGACTCATCCGCCGCTTCGCCATAAGGGGCTTCCGCCGATTCGCTTTCGCCTTCCTGCTCCGAATCCTCGGCGGCGAGCGAGGTCTCCATCTCGGCCTTTGATTTCGCCTGGTCCTCTTCCTGCTGCTGCTCTTCGCTCTCGTCCGGGTTTTGCGGCGCCTCTTGCGGGTTGTCCTCCGCCTCGCTCTCCTCTGGGGCCTCGGCCCCGGCCATGTCGAGATGAGACAGAAGTTCGCGCACGATCTGGGCGAAATGCTTCTGGTTCTCGACGGCGCCGGCGAGCCGGTCGAGATCGGCGCCGGCGCGGTCTTCGATCATCTCCCGCCAGAACTCGACGATCTTCGCGCCATGGGGCGGCGGTTCGAGGCCGGTCAGGCGCTCGCGCGCCATCAGCGCCAGCGCGTCTTCGAGCGGCGCGTCGGCGCGGCTCGCGATTTTTTCCGAATGGCTGCGCGTATAGCGGTCTTCGAGCATGGCGCCGATATTGGCGGCGACGCCCGCCATGCGCCGCGCGCCGATCGATTCGACGCGCGCCTGCTCCAGGGCGTCGAAGGCGGCGCGCGCCTCCATCGTTTCGGGCGCGAAACGGCGGTGAAGGGCGTCGTCGTGGCAGGCCAGACGCAGCGCGAGGGAGTCGGCCTGGCCGCGAACGACCGCCGCCTCCTTGGCCGTGAGCTTGCGCGGCGGCTCGGTGAGCCGCGCCTTGGCGCCCTCCTCGCCGGCGATGAGCGACGGGCGCTCGGGCGCATAAATCACGTCGAGCTTGGGCGTTCTCGCCATGGCGCGCATGGCGCCGGCGACGGCCCGTTTGAAGGGCTCCTGCGGGGCTTCCTTGGGAGAGGCGGGGCGGCGGTTCGTCGGGGCGGGAGGCATTCGGCACTATATGCGCATGCGCGCAAAAAGGAGCAAGTCGGCGCCGCTCGGGCGGGCCCTCGTCTGATAGACCAGGCCGCGCCCACGGCGTTGCCCGCGATGAGGCGGCCCGTCCTGCTCCGGCGCAGTGGGTCAGAGCTTCTCCAGCGTCGATTCGGCGCTCGAGACGGTGGCGAGGCTCGAATTTTCCTCGACGTTGATCCACAGCACCACGCCGTCGTTCACAACGGCCGAAAAACGCTTGCCGCGCACGCCGAGGCCGAATTCCCTGAGGTCCAGTTCGAGGCCGAGCGCATGGGCGAAGACGGCCGAGCCGTCGGCGAGCCCGTCGATCTTGCCGGCGGCCCCGCGATCCTTGAGCCAGGCGTCGAGGGTGAAGACGTCGTTGACCGCCGTCACGGCCACGGCGTCGACGCCTTTTGCTTTGAGCTCGTCGTATCGTTGGACGAAGCCCGGGAGGTGCTTGGCGTGGCAGGTGGGGGTGAAGGCGCCCGGCACCGAGAACAGCGCGATCTTGCGGCCCTTGAAATAGTCGCCGGTCTTGATGGGCTCGGGCCCGTTCTTCCCCATGACGGTAAGCGTGACGTCGGGAATTCTGTCGCCGGATTGGATGGTCATGCCACTCTCGCTTTTTGGGTGAGGCGAAAAAAAATCGTTTCTTAACTTAGCGCGTTTCCAGCCGCTGTCCTCCTGCAAAGTCGCCGGCTCGCAACTCGGACTTCGCAGAAGGGCGTTTACCGCAGCGATTCATGCTGCTTGTGACGCGCCCCGATGCGATGCAACATGGGCGCTGGCGGCTCGAATTACGAGCCCGCGCGCTTGGAGTGTTCTGATATGGCCAACACGGAAGGACACGGAGGGCAGCCGCCCGCCGCCTGGGTCTGGAGTCAGTATCGCGGCGTTCTGCCGGCGGAGACCGAGGCGCCGGCCGCGGACTCGGCCGTCCCCACGCCGGACGAGGCCAGCCCCGCCGGCGGCGGTCAAAAACACGGCCTG
Proteins encoded in this window:
- a CDS encoding peroxiredoxin; amino-acid sequence: MTIQSGDRIPDVTLTVMGKNGPEPIKTGDYFKGRKIALFSVPGAFTPTCHAKHLPGFVQRYDELKAKGVDAVAVTAVNDVFTLDAWLKDRGAAGKIDGLADGSAVFAHALGLELDLREFGLGVRGKRFSAVVNDGVVLWINVEENSSLATVSSAESTLEKL
- the cobT gene encoding cobaltochelatase subunit CobT; this translates as MPPAPTNRRPASPKEAPQEPFKRAVAGAMRAMARTPKLDVIYAPERPSLIAGEEGAKARLTEPPRKLTAKEAAVVRGQADSLALRLACHDDALHRRFAPETMEARAAFDALEQARVESIGARRMAGVAANIGAMLEDRYTRSHSEKIASRADAPLEDALALMARERLTGLEPPPHGAKIVEFWREMIEDRAGADLDRLAGAVENQKHFAQIVRELLSHLDMAGAEAPEESEAEDNPQEAPQNPDESEEQQQEEDQAKSKAEMETSLAAEDSEQEGESESAEAPYGEAADESDSGDLEEAADARRPSTTAADRSGADYHAYTTRFDETVRAEELCDAEELDRLRAYLDKQLLHLSSVVGRLANRLQRRLMAQQSRSWEFDLEEGMLDPARLPRVIIDPQQPLSFKREKDMDFRDTVVTLLLDNSGSMRGRPITVAATCADILARTLERCGVKVEILGFTTRAWKGGQSRELWINEGKKPNPGRLNDIRHIIYKAADAPWRRARRNLGLMMREGLLKENIDGEALDWAHRRLLARGEQRRILMMISDGAPVDDSTLSVNPGNYLERHLRQVIHDIETKSPVELIAIGIGHDVTRYYRRAVTIVDAEELGGAMTEKLAELFSETSRPAPVSPSVSRQPTRILARA